A single window of Cytobacillus dafuensis DNA harbors:
- the fliS gene encoding flagellar export chaperone FliS produces the protein MEFLTKEFIYQKSSQEITSLLYEACINNLEEAISNINQKNYMDVNRQLQKVNDLLERLGVGINYEAGIIADQLDALYNYMANRVIEANMKKDAAMLEEVLRICEALASAWNTAMKNNVNQNQSALKKTNAYEQQIRILDRNPY, from the coding sequence TTGGAATTTCTAACAAAAGAATTCATTTATCAAAAATCTTCACAAGAAATTACATCGCTTTTATATGAAGCTTGTATCAATAACTTAGAAGAAGCGATATCAAATATTAATCAAAAGAATTATATGGATGTAAATCGCCAATTGCAAAAGGTGAATGATTTATTAGAGCGGCTGGGAGTCGGAATCAACTATGAAGCTGGAATCATCGCCGACCAGCTAGATGCCCTTTATAACTATATGGCCAATCGTGTTATTGAAGCGAATATGAAGAAGGATGCTGCAATGCTCGAAGAAGTGTTGAGAATCTGTGAGGCTTTGGCGAGTGCTTGGAATACAGCAATGAAAAACAATGTCAATCAAAATCAGAGCGCATTAAAGAAAACGAATGCATACGAACAACAAATTCGAATTCTTGACCGTAATCCATATTAA
- a CDS encoding EscU/YscU/HrcU family type III secretion system export apparatus switch protein: MRPKYFNQINRKHLNGPTAAVIRYDEKDDTPTVVAQGTGQMAAKIIELAKEHGVHMQEDSSLVQNLLDIDLGENVPPQLYSVIAEILLLIEEMDASY, translated from the coding sequence ATGAGACCGAAATATTTTAACCAAATTAACCGAAAACATTTGAACGGACCAACCGCTGCAGTGATTCGTTACGATGAAAAAGATGACACCCCTACTGTCGTAGCCCAAGGAACTGGACAAATGGCAGCAAAAATTATTGAGCTTGCAAAGGAACACGGTGTTCATATGCAAGAAGATTCGAGCCTTGTTCAAAACCTATTAGACATTGATTTGGGAGAAAATGTACCTCCTCAACTGTACTCGGTAATTGCAGAAATTTTATTATTAATAGAAGAAATGGATGCAAGTTATTAA